Proteins encoded by one window of Nodosilinea sp. PGN35:
- a CDS encoding helix-turn-helix domain-containing protein, giving the protein MINQSVTDRPYYRESVFKDVDHFGEAIAFSGLRLTQLSQGAFQGRLASWAVSADLKVIRQQASQSLQVIGDKRPDRLIFVVLLKAPSPPAFAHDRPLVANAIFGFDVERPVHLITSPDGQDQCQIDVSKTLFQHYANLAHRYDLNEAFFRSNMVVPATDRFLPLCAYLHQLFQARAERAWCHTPQAATLLEQDLMPLLIDALPPPHQADAARPYRRAALVAAAKAYIMAHLDQPLTLAEICQAVYASKRSLHYGFQEMLGMGPMAFVKVQRLHGIRRALLYADSKPETVAQIAHQWGFLSLGHFSRDYKQLFGESPSQTLQRR; this is encoded by the coding sequence GTGATAAATCAGTCGGTGACCGATCGACCTTACTATCGGGAGTCGGTATTCAAGGATGTGGATCATTTTGGCGAGGCGATCGCCTTCAGCGGCCTACGATTAACTCAGCTCAGTCAGGGCGCTTTTCAAGGGCGTTTGGCCTCATGGGCAGTGAGCGCAGACCTGAAGGTGATCCGGCAGCAGGCAAGCCAATCGCTTCAGGTGATTGGCGACAAACGCCCCGATCGCCTCATTTTTGTAGTCCTTCTCAAAGCACCGTCGCCGCCAGCTTTCGCCCATGATCGGCCGCTTGTTGCCAATGCAATTTTTGGCTTTGATGTTGAGCGTCCTGTTCACCTCATTACCTCCCCAGATGGTCAAGATCAGTGCCAAATTGATGTCTCCAAGACGCTCTTTCAACACTATGCCAATCTCGCTCATCGCTACGATTTAAACGAAGCATTTTTCCGCAGCAATATGGTGGTGCCCGCTACCGATCGCTTCTTGCCCCTTTGTGCCTATCTCCACCAACTCTTCCAGGCCAGGGCAGAGCGAGCCTGGTGTCATACACCCCAGGCGGCAACCCTTTTAGAGCAGGACTTGATGCCGCTGCTGATCGACGCCCTCCCTCCGCCCCATCAAGCCGATGCGGCCCGCCCCTACCGCCGTGCGGCCCTGGTGGCTGCCGCCAAAGCCTACATCATGGCCCACTTAGACCAACCTCTAACCCTGGCCGAGATTTGTCAGGCGGTTTATGCCAGTAAGCGATCGCTCCACTATGGGTTCCAAGAAATGTTGGGGATGGGGCCAATGGCCTTTGTAAAAGTGCAGCGCCTCCACGGCATCCGCCGAGCCTTGCTCTACGCCGACTCCAAACCCGAAACCGTTGCTCAAATTGCTCACCAGTGGGGTTTTTTAAGCCTGGGCCACTTCTCCAGAGATTATAAACAGCTGTTTGGCGAATCACCATCTCAGACGTTACAGCGACGGTGA
- a CDS encoding arylsulfatase — translation MLPRMSRFILTWAAIAALVFQVAVPPALAQETLPRPEPAFQGRIGVTYQESQPDTALLQAVKAPAGAPNVLLVLIDDAGFGSASTFGGPIATPTFDRLAANGLRYNSFHTTALCSPTRAAILTGRNHHSVGSGTIQELATAYPGYTGLIPQSTATIGQILQRNGYSTAWFGKNHNVPDNQTTSVGPFDRWPNGLGFDYFYGFIGGETDQWYPTLYENQTLVETLPLPEEGYNLTHDLADKTIAWIDQVKTTAPDRPFFAYFAPGAVHAPHQPPAEYVAKYKGQFDQGWDKLREETYARQKTLGVIPASAQLTPRPASMPAWDSFSPDDQKILARQMETYAGFLDYTDAEIGRVVKAIADLGELDNTLVIYINGDNGASAEGSLIGTCNEMLNLNGLNLTMADNRRCYDIWGGPETSPHYAVSWAWAMDSPFRWTKQVASYLGGIRNGMVIAWPAKIKEKGGLRSQFSHVIDIAPTILEAAGIPEPELYNGISQKPMEGTSLVYTFDRGAASTPGRHETQYFEMLGHRALYKDGLMASAFHNRLPWITAGTVPFDQDQWELFDLTQDFTQARDLSAEQPETLKQLQDLFLTEAEKYNVFPLDDRFAERADVTLRPGFFTGRKHIEFAGNTPSIPEGSAPTTKNASHTIDADLVVPPQGAEGVILSEGGLTSGFSLYVKDNTLTYDYNWFDLERTSIAAATPLPTGKVHVRFDFAYDGGGPGKGGTGTLYVNNRKVGQGKIPKTVAGRFGVEAMDFGKDLQSPVSQSYQPPFAFTGVVEKVVLDIK, via the coding sequence ATGCTTCCTCGGATGAGTCGGTTCATCTTAACTTGGGCCGCGATCGCCGCCCTTGTCTTCCAAGTCGCCGTGCCCCCGGCCCTGGCGCAAGAAACCCTGCCTCGCCCAGAGCCCGCCTTCCAGGGCCGCATCGGCGTCACCTACCAAGAGTCTCAGCCGGATACCGCCCTGTTGCAGGCCGTCAAAGCCCCAGCGGGGGCTCCCAACGTGCTGCTGGTGCTGATTGACGATGCGGGTTTTGGCTCCGCCAGTACCTTTGGCGGTCCCATTGCCACCCCCACCTTCGATCGGCTGGCGGCCAATGGGCTGCGCTACAACTCCTTCCACACCACGGCCCTGTGTTCACCCACCCGCGCCGCCATCCTCACCGGGCGCAACCACCACTCGGTAGGGTCGGGCACCATTCAAGAACTGGCCACGGCCTACCCCGGTTATACCGGACTGATTCCCCAGAGTACGGCGACCATCGGCCAAATTCTCCAGCGCAACGGCTACAGCACCGCCTGGTTTGGCAAAAACCACAACGTGCCCGACAACCAGACCACCAGCGTCGGCCCCTTCGATCGCTGGCCCAACGGCCTCGGCTTCGACTATTTCTACGGGTTCATCGGCGGTGAAACCGACCAGTGGTACCCCACCCTCTACGAGAACCAAACCCTGGTCGAAACCCTGCCCCTGCCGGAGGAGGGCTACAACCTCACCCACGATCTGGCCGACAAAACCATCGCCTGGATCGATCAGGTCAAAACCACCGCCCCCGATCGCCCCTTCTTTGCCTACTTTGCCCCCGGTGCGGTCCATGCTCCCCACCAGCCCCCGGCGGAGTATGTGGCCAAGTACAAGGGCCAGTTTGACCAGGGCTGGGACAAACTGCGGGAAGAAACCTACGCACGCCAGAAAACGCTGGGCGTGATTCCCGCCAGCGCCCAACTCACCCCCCGCCCCGCCTCCATGCCCGCCTGGGACAGCTTTAGCCCCGACGACCAGAAAATTCTGGCCCGCCAGATGGAAACCTATGCCGGGTTCCTCGACTACACCGACGCGGAAATTGGCCGGGTGGTGAAGGCCATTGCCGACCTGGGCGAACTCGATAACACCCTGGTGATCTATATCAATGGCGACAACGGAGCCAGCGCCGAGGGGAGCCTGATCGGCACCTGCAACGAAATGCTGAACCTCAACGGCCTCAACCTCACCATGGCGGACAATCGCCGCTGCTACGACATCTGGGGTGGCCCCGAAACCTCTCCCCACTATGCGGTGAGCTGGGCCTGGGCGATGGATAGCCCCTTCCGCTGGACGAAACAGGTGGCCTCCTACCTGGGGGGCATTCGCAACGGTATGGTGATCGCCTGGCCCGCAAAAATTAAGGAGAAGGGTGGTTTGCGATCGCAGTTTAGCCATGTAATTGACATTGCCCCCACCATCCTGGAGGCCGCCGGCATTCCTGAGCCAGAACTCTATAACGGCATTTCGCAAAAGCCCATGGAAGGTACCAGCCTGGTCTACACCTTCGATCGCGGTGCCGCTTCTACTCCCGGACGTCACGAGACCCAATACTTCGAGATGCTGGGGCATCGCGCCCTCTACAAAGATGGCCTGATGGCCTCGGCGTTCCACAACCGCCTGCCCTGGATTACAGCGGGCACCGTGCCCTTTGATCAGGATCAATGGGAATTGTTCGACCTCACCCAGGACTTCACCCAGGCCAGGGATCTCTCGGCAGAACAACCGGAAACGCTCAAGCAACTTCAGGATCTGTTCCTTACAGAAGCCGAGAAGTACAACGTGTTTCCGCTGGATGATCGCTTCGCCGAGCGGGCCGATGTCACCCTGCGGCCCGGCTTCTTTACCGGGCGCAAGCACATCGAGTTTGCGGGCAACACGCCATCCATTCCTGAAGGCAGTGCGCCCACGACCAAAAATGCCTCCCACACCATTGATGCCGATTTGGTGGTGCCACCCCAGGGTGCCGAAGGGGTGATTCTCTCCGAAGGGGGCCTCACCAGTGGGTTTAGCCTCTACGTCAAGGACAACACCCTGACCTACGACTACAACTGGTTTGACCTGGAGCGCACTTCCATCGCCGCCGCCACCCCCTTGCCCACGGGCAAGGTGCACGTGCGGTTCGACTTTGCCTACGATGGCGGCGGACCCGGCAAAGGCGGCACTGGCACGCTGTACGTCAACAACCGCAAAGTGGGCCAGGGCAAGATTCCCAAAACGGTAGCAGGCCGCTTTGGGGTCGAGGCAATGGACTTTGGCAAAGACTTGCAGTCGCCCGTGAGCCAGTCGTACCAGCCCCCCTTCGCCTTTACCGGAGTGGTGGAAAAGGTGGTGCTCGACATCAAGTAG
- a CDS encoding Uma2 family endonuclease, with amino-acid sequence MILLNDLTNRITLDDPEERRVLSRVSWPQYEALLADMGDGSAYRVHFLDGVLEILAPSRNHEIGKTLIGNLLELYFLETDTEFFPMGSTTLKKPEQQAGGEPDESYCIGTDKEFPDLAIEVIVTSGSINRLELYRRLGVREVWFWQKNRLSLYHQREETPVEFMETAGYEPIQQSEVLPDLDLELLTRCLQNPNPLAAAKAFRQGLKDPGKDT; translated from the coding sequence ATGATTCTCCTTAACGATTTGACCAACCGCATCACCCTGGATGACCCGGAAGAACGGCGGGTGCTAAGTCGGGTGTCGTGGCCACAGTACGAAGCGCTGCTGGCGGATATGGGGGATGGTTCTGCTTATCGGGTGCATTTTTTAGATGGGGTGTTAGAAATTTTGGCTCCTAGTCGCAACCATGAAATTGGAAAAACGCTGATCGGCAATCTCCTAGAACTCTACTTTTTGGAAACCGATACGGAATTCTTTCCGATGGGTTCCACGACGCTGAAAAAACCGGAGCAACAGGCGGGGGGCGAACCGGATGAAAGCTACTGCATCGGCACCGATAAGGAATTTCCCGATCTGGCAATTGAGGTCATCGTCACGAGTGGCAGCATCAATCGTTTGGAGCTGTATCGTCGTTTAGGGGTGCGGGAGGTCTGGTTCTGGCAAAAGAATCGTCTTTCCCTGTATCACCAGCGCGAAGAAACCCCGGTAGAGTTTATGGAAACGGCTGGCTATGAACCCATTCAGCAGAGCGAAGTGTTGCCCGATCTGGATCTGGAGTTGCTGACCCGCTGCCTACAAAACCCGAACCCGCTAGCGGCGGCGAAAGCCTTTCGGCAAGGGCTGAAAGACCCGGGGAAGGATACCTGA
- a CDS encoding Uma2 family endonuclease, whose protein sequence is MIAVPNYISADEYLSIERQSPVRHEYRRGLVYAMAGGTDNHDRIALNLLTLINLHLGDSDCRFHSGNVKVNYQEEFYYYLDAFVTCDPRDRDDRYVKRHPKFIAEVLSPSTQAFELGAKFEDYCKLSSLEEYVLVFQDIQQVECRRRTAENTWETVVYNAGDSVVLQSLGLEFDMAELYRGLDG, encoded by the coding sequence ATGATTGCCGTTCCCAACTACATCAGCGCCGACGAGTACCTGAGCATTGAGCGACAGAGCCCGGTTCGCCACGAGTATCGTCGTGGCCTGGTTTACGCCATGGCCGGTGGCACCGACAACCACGATCGCATTGCGCTCAACTTGCTCACGCTGATCAACCTGCATTTAGGGGATTCTGATTGCCGATTCCACTCGGGTAACGTCAAAGTCAATTATCAGGAAGAGTTTTATTACTACCTCGATGCCTTTGTCACCTGCGACCCGCGAGATCGGGATGACCGATACGTAAAACGCCATCCAAAATTCATCGCGGAAGTTCTCTCTCCCAGCACCCAAGCGTTTGAGCTGGGGGCAAAATTTGAAGACTATTGCAAACTCTCCTCCCTAGAAGAATACGTTCTGGTTTTTCAAGACATTCAACAGGTCGAATGTCGTCGCCGCACCGCTGAAAATACCTGGGAAACAGTTGTTTATAACGCTGGAGATTCCGTAGTACTGCAAAGCCTGGGGCTTGAATTCGATATGGCTGAACTTTATCGGGGTCTGGATGGTTGA
- a CDS encoding arylsulfatase, protein MLPRIWKFTLAWTAIVAIALQAAVPPALAQEILPHPNKPFSGKIGLTYKTSEPVKSQLKLPSTYGIENAPNVLLVLIDDVGFGQFSSFGGSIPTPTMDRVVKNGLQFTQFHTTALCSPTRAALLTGRNHHSVGNGVITEAGTGFPGYTGVIPDNAATFAQILQAYGYATAWFGKNHNVPDWESSMAGPFDRWPRGLGFDYFYGFVGGDTDQFHPALVENTTRIEPPETNADGSPYHLSTDLADHAINYIRQVNAVSPEKPFLVYLSPGATHAPHQAPQEWIDQFKGQFDMGWDQYREETFARQKRLGVIPADAQLTPRPAALAAWDSLSPEEQRVYARMMEVFAGFTAHVDHEVGRVVDAIDQIGELDNTLIIYIAGDNGSSAEGGFNGLLNEMTFFNGLPEKLEDKVAAINDLGGPLYYNHFPSAWAWAMDSPFQWTKQIASHFGGTRNGMAMSWPAGIKDKGGKRFQFSHVIDIAPTILEAIGIDPPVQVNGITQKPIEGTSLVYTFDDAKAPNRHTTQYFEMAGNQGIYSDGWMASALWSEPWVPEPPGDKDILNLDWELYHIDEDFTQAVDLADQMPAKLQDMKDLFYAEAAKYNVLPLDGRKTARLNVANRPSLTAGRTHFAYPRGLRIPEGSSPDLKHVNHTITANVDMPSQGAEGMLMTMGGRFAGYGLFVKDGKLVYHYNLAGIERYTIESDTRIPTGKVALKAEYKTDANQPYAGGTVTLYANNKKIGQGRVEKSIPNRVTLDETMDIGFDTGTPITETYELPFAFTGKLDEVAIDLN, encoded by the coding sequence ATGCTCCCTCGCATCTGGAAATTCACCCTGGCCTGGACGGCCATCGTGGCGATCGCACTCCAGGCCGCCGTGCCCCCGGCCCTGGCCCAGGAAATTCTGCCCCATCCCAACAAGCCCTTTTCTGGAAAAATTGGGCTGACCTACAAAACATCTGAACCGGTTAAATCACAGCTCAAACTGCCCAGCACCTATGGTATTGAAAACGCCCCTAACGTGCTGCTGGTGCTGATTGACGATGTGGGCTTCGGCCAGTTCAGCAGCTTTGGCGGCAGCATTCCCACCCCCACTATGGATCGGGTGGTGAAAAATGGGCTGCAATTCACTCAGTTCCACACCACGGCGCTGTGTTCCCCCACTCGCGCCGCCCTGCTCACCGGACGCAACCACCACTCCGTAGGCAACGGCGTGATTACCGAAGCCGGAACGGGCTTTCCGGGCTATACCGGGGTGATTCCCGATAATGCTGCCACCTTTGCCCAAATTTTGCAGGCCTACGGTTACGCCACCGCCTGGTTTGGCAAAAACCACAACGTGCCCGACTGGGAGAGCAGCATGGCGGGTCCCTTTGATCGCTGGCCTCGGGGCTTGGGCTTTGACTACTTCTACGGATTTGTTGGCGGCGACACCGACCAGTTCCACCCCGCTCTAGTCGAAAACACCACCCGCATTGAGCCGCCGGAAACCAATGCGGACGGCTCTCCTTACCACCTCAGCACCGACCTGGCCGATCACGCCATCAACTACATTCGTCAGGTGAATGCGGTTTCGCCTGAGAAGCCCTTCCTGGTATATCTATCTCCCGGTGCCACCCATGCGCCCCACCAGGCTCCCCAGGAGTGGATCGATCAGTTCAAGGGCCAGTTCGACATGGGGTGGGACCAGTACCGCGAAGAAACCTTTGCGCGGCAGAAGCGGCTAGGAGTGATTCCCGCTGACGCCCAGCTGACTCCCCGACCCGCAGCCCTGGCCGCCTGGGATTCGCTCTCCCCTGAGGAGCAGCGGGTCTATGCCCGGATGATGGAGGTGTTTGCCGGATTCACCGCCCATGTGGATCATGAGGTGGGGCGCGTGGTGGACGCGATCGACCAGATCGGCGAACTCGACAACACCCTGATCATCTACATCGCCGGGGACAACGGCTCCAGTGCCGAAGGGGGCTTTAACGGCTTGCTGAACGAAATGACCTTCTTCAACGGCCTGCCCGAAAAGCTGGAAGACAAGGTGGCGGCGATCAACGACCTGGGTGGCCCTCTGTACTACAACCACTTCCCCTCTGCCTGGGCCTGGGCGATGGATTCCCCCTTCCAGTGGACCAAGCAGATTGCCTCCCACTTTGGCGGCACCCGCAACGGCATGGCGATGTCCTGGCCGGCGGGCATCAAAGATAAGGGCGGCAAACGCTTTCAGTTCAGCCATGTGATCGACATTGCCCCCACGATTCTAGAGGCGATCGGCATCGACCCGCCCGTGCAGGTGAACGGCATCACCCAAAAGCCCATTGAGGGCACCAGCCTGGTCTACACCTTCGATGACGCCAAAGCGCCTAACCGCCACACCACCCAATACTTCGAGATGGCGGGCAATCAGGGCATCTATAGCGACGGTTGGATGGCCAGCGCCCTGTGGAGTGAGCCCTGGGTGCCGGAACCGCCAGGGGATAAGGACATTCTCAATCTCGATTGGGAGTTGTACCACATCGACGAAGACTTCACCCAGGCGGTGGATCTGGCCGACCAGATGCCCGCCAAGCTCCAGGATATGAAAGACCTGTTTTACGCCGAAGCTGCAAAATACAATGTGCTGCCCCTGGATGGTCGCAAAACCGCACGGTTGAATGTCGCCAACCGCCCCAGCCTCACCGCCGGGCGCACCCACTTTGCCTACCCACGCGGCCTTCGCATTCCGGAAGGCTCGTCCCCTGACTTGAAACACGTCAACCACACCATCACCGCCAATGTGGACATGCCCTCCCAGGGGGCAGAAGGCATGCTGATGACGATGGGCGGACGGTTCGCCGGATACGGCCTGTTTGTGAAGGACGGCAAACTCGTCTACCACTACAACCTGGCCGGAATCGAGCGGTACACCATCGAATCGGATACCCGGATTCCCACCGGGAAAGTTGCGCTGAAGGCGGAGTACAAAACCGATGCCAATCAGCCCTATGCCGGGGGGACGGTAACGCTCTATGCCAACAACAAAAAAATCGGCCAGGGCCGGGTGGAAAAGAGCATTCCCAACCGCGTCACCCTGGACGAAACCATGGACATTGGCTTCGACACCGGGACTCCTATTACTGAAACCTACGAACTCCCCTTTGCCTTTACCGGCAAGCTGGATGAGGTGGCCATTGACTTGAATTAA
- a CDS encoding arylsulfatase translates to MSNPSPQDRSSGRFGSPRILSRAIAGALVLALGLAPATWLGLGSDQAIAAPFPSTPATPAPTQPNIVVIWGDDIGQSDISAYTKGLMGFRTPNIDRIAQEGVIFTDYYGEQSCTAGRAAFITGQSVFRTGLSKVGLPGADLGLRPEDPTIAELLKAQGYATAQFGKNHLGDKDEFLPTNHGFDEFYGNLYHLNAEEEPELPDYPSPQDFPNFAKRFGPRGVLHTFADGRIEDTGPLTKKRMETIDDDIADRSVAYLKKQAETGQPFFMWTNFTHMHFRTHPKPESVGQAGRWQSPYHDVMMDHDQNVGQILDALDDLGLADNTLVFYSTDNGPHMNSWPDAAMTPFRNEKNSGWEGAFRIPAMVRWPGHIEPGTVSNDIMSHMDWLPTFLAAAGAPEVKDKLLTGYKAAGRNFKVHLDGYNQLPYLTGKTTASPRQEFFYFSDDGDLLAMRYDNWKLHFKVQDAPGTLDVWQRDFRSLRFPYIFNLRTDPYERATLTSNTYWDWMLDHIFLLVPAQGKVADFLSTFKQYPPRQKAASFTVDQALEQLQAIPPGST, encoded by the coding sequence ATGAGTAATCCTTCGCCTCAGGATCGGTCTAGCGGGAGATTTGGCTCCCCTCGCATTCTGTCTCGGGCGATCGCTGGCGCGCTAGTGTTGGCGCTGGGACTGGCCCCCGCTACATGGCTGGGTTTGGGGTCTGACCAGGCGATCGCAGCCCCATTCCCCTCCACCCCTGCCACCCCGGCCCCCACCCAGCCCAACATCGTGGTGATCTGGGGCGATGACATTGGCCAGAGCGACATCAGTGCCTACACCAAGGGTTTGATGGGTTTTCGCACCCCCAATATCGATCGCATCGCCCAGGAAGGCGTGATCTTTACCGACTACTACGGTGAGCAGAGCTGTACCGCTGGACGCGCCGCCTTTATTACCGGGCAGAGCGTGTTTCGCACAGGCCTGAGCAAAGTGGGTCTGCCCGGAGCCGACCTGGGCCTGCGGCCCGAAGACCCCACCATTGCCGAACTGCTCAAGGCCCAGGGCTACGCCACCGCCCAGTTTGGCAAAAATCACCTGGGCGACAAGGACGAATTCTTGCCCACCAACCACGGCTTCGACGAATTCTACGGCAACCTCTACCACCTCAATGCCGAGGAAGAACCCGAACTGCCCGACTACCCCAGCCCCCAGGATTTTCCTAACTTTGCCAAGCGCTTTGGCCCCCGGGGGGTGCTGCACACCTTCGCCGATGGCCGCATTGAAGACACCGGCCCGCTGACCAAAAAGCGGATGGAAACCATCGACGATGACATCGCCGATCGCTCCGTAGCGTACCTGAAAAAACAGGCCGAAACGGGTCAGCCCTTCTTTATGTGGACCAACTTTACCCACATGCACTTCCGCACCCACCCCAAGCCCGAGAGCGTGGGGCAGGCCGGACGCTGGCAGTCGCCCTACCACGACGTGATGATGGACCACGACCAGAACGTGGGCCAAATTCTGGACGCCCTGGATGACCTGGGGCTAGCCGACAACACCCTTGTTTTCTACAGCACCGACAACGGCCCCCACATGAACTCCTGGCCCGATGCGGCCATGACCCCCTTCCGCAACGAGAAGAACTCCGGCTGGGAGGGGGCCTTTCGGATTCCGGCCATGGTGCGCTGGCCGGGGCATATCGAACCCGGCACCGTGTCCAACGACATCATGTCCCACATGGACTGGCTGCCCACCTTCCTGGCCGCCGCTGGAGCCCCAGAGGTGAAAGACAAACTCCTCACCGGCTACAAGGCCGCTGGCCGAAACTTCAAGGTGCATCTAGACGGCTACAACCAGTTGCCCTATCTAACGGGAAAGACCACCGCCAGCCCCCGGCAGGAGTTCTTTTATTTCTCAGATGACGGTGACTTGCTGGCCATGCGCTACGACAACTGGAAGCTGCACTTCAAAGTGCAGGATGCCCCCGGCACCCTGGATGTCTGGCAGCGGGACTTTCGCTCCCTGCGCTTTCCCTACATCTTTAATCTGAGGACAGACCCCTACGAGCGGGCCACCCTGACCTCAAACACCTACTGGGATTGGATGCTGGATCACATCTTTTTGCTGGTGCCCGCCCAGGGCAAAGTGGCGGACTTTCTCTCGACCTTTAAGCAATATCCGCCCCGCCAAAAGGCGGCCAGCTTCACGGTGGATCAGGCGCTAGAGCAACTGCAAGCGATCCCCCCCGGCAGTACCTGA
- a CDS encoding YqhA family protein: MPRLVAAIRWTRFMSVLAVISSLVGALLMFWIGSVNTLKAVLLVIKAEESIVEGSRISTTELATLELLECLDSFLVGLAFLYFAYGIYALFIQLGQPDTDSSTWSRLGGISTLKKTLLEVLIVLLTVVFVKGLLERLSFRGLEWTYLVIPLSILALAASTRLLQFESAAPTEVKEFKE, from the coding sequence ATGCCCCGTCTGGTCGCGGCGATCCGCTGGACCCGCTTCATGAGCGTGCTGGCGGTGATATCGTCCCTGGTGGGGGCGCTGCTGATGTTTTGGATTGGCAGCGTCAATACCCTGAAGGCCGTGCTGCTGGTGATCAAGGCTGAGGAATCGATCGTGGAGGGGAGCCGCATTTCTACGACCGAACTGGCTACGCTGGAGCTCTTGGAATGCCTGGACAGCTTCCTGGTAGGACTGGCATTTTTATACTTCGCCTACGGCATTTATGCTCTCTTTATTCAGCTAGGGCAACCTGATACGGATTCTAGTACCTGGTCAAGACTAGGGGGCATTAGCACTCTAAAAAAGACTTTGCTGGAAGTGCTGATCGTGCTTCTGACTGTGGTTTTTGTGAAAGGATTGCTAGAACGGCTGTCATTTCGGGGTTTGGAGTGGACGTATTTGGTCATTCCCCTCTCAATTCTGGCTCTGGCTGCCAGTACTCGCTTGCTGCAATTTGAATCAGCCGCTCCCACTGAAGTCAAGGAGTTTAAAGAATGA
- a CDS encoding DUF1622 domain-containing protein: MPGLEAIEAFSFALATLGSTLLEALGVLCILIGIFTTARLATKILKHRRRVVLPFIQIRLKFGLWLALALEFQLGADILSTAIAPTNEALIRLSVVAVIRTFLNYFLNQEIEAQMEFRERAIAHNYAPLFLLDSPTEFMEIPRDDAKPHSSHL, encoded by the coding sequence ATGCCTGGCCTAGAAGCCATCGAAGCCTTTTCCTTTGCTCTGGCCACCCTGGGCAGTACGCTGCTGGAGGCTCTGGGTGTGCTCTGCATTTTGATCGGTATCTTTACCACCGCTCGGCTGGCCACCAAAATCTTGAAACATCGAAGACGGGTGGTGCTGCCCTTTATTCAAATTCGGCTTAAATTTGGCCTCTGGCTGGCCCTAGCACTGGAATTTCAGCTGGGGGCCGATATTTTGAGCACTGCGATCGCGCCTACTAATGAAGCCCTGATTCGGCTCTCGGTAGTCGCTGTGATTCGTACCTTCCTGAACTACTTTTTGAACCAGGAGATCGAGGCCCAAATGGAGTTTCGAGAACGGGCGATCGCCCACAACTACGCCCCACTGTTTCTGCTGGATAGCCCCACGGAATTCATGGAAATTCCTCGCGATGATGCTAAACCTCACTCTTCCCACCTCTGA
- a CDS encoding DUF202 domain-containing protein: MPDFIPQDELARERNHLAADRSLLSFVRSSLTLISIGVAVDQVVSAIAPGGRFIDIWAYGLSLLLVGLGVVTLALAIRDYQGEMQRLKAPVYLYTPRWPLGSTTGLLVLLVGILAFLWLGFQLWL, translated from the coding sequence ATGCCTGATTTTATCCCCCAAGACGAACTCGCCCGCGAGCGCAACCACCTGGCCGCCGATCGCTCTCTGTTGTCCTTTGTCCGCAGCAGTCTGACCCTGATCAGCATTGGAGTCGCGGTTGATCAGGTCGTCAGCGCGATCGCCCCAGGCGGACGTTTTATCGATATTTGGGCCTACGGTCTCAGCCTACTGCTGGTGGGTCTGGGCGTGGTTACCCTGGCCCTGGCCATCCGCGACTACCAGGGCGAAATGCAGCGGCTGAAAGCGCCCGTCTACCTTTACACGCCCCGCTGGCCCTTGGGCTCTACCACGGGCCTCCTGGTCCTCTTAGTTGGTATCCTGGCCTTCTTATGGTTGGGGTTTCAGCTATGGCTATGA
- a CDS encoding YidH family protein: MADSAHQNSVNITNELAKERNRAAAERTINAWLGICLNLIGFGIAFDQIFRSLRRRFPDMSPAITRETATLIGMGFIGVGLVLLGIGLIQHQLAIKSIRNPDYLMLSVKELNQIVVSGIVIFGIAGLVTILFLI; encoded by the coding sequence ATGGCCGATTCGGCACATCAAAACTCCGTTAACATCACTAACGAATTGGCAAAGGAACGCAATCGAGCGGCGGCGGAGCGGACGATTAACGCCTGGCTAGGAATTTGCCTGAATTTGATCGGGTTTGGTATTGCCTTTGACCAGATTTTTCGCAGTTTGCGACGACGCTTTCCCGACATGAGTCCGGCCATTACCAGAGAAACCGCAACGCTGATTGGCATGGGTTTTATCGGAGTGGGGTTAGTTCTATTGGGCATAGGGCTGATCCAGCATCAACTGGCGATTAAAAGTATTAGAAATCCCGATTACTTAATGCTATCGGTGAAGGAATTAAATCAAATCGTAGTAAGCGGCATTGTGATTTTTGGTATCGCTGGACTGGTGACCATCTTGTTTTTAATTTGA
- a CDS encoding YidH family protein: MVQPNPATELAKERNRAAAERTLMAWIRTSLALIGFGFGIERIVAAIHDALGDAVNPLRLSRILGLSFVALGTFAMLFAALDHQRQLKRIQRNDLIYQSRQSPSLVVAYVLTGLGAIAFLGVLVSPLIT; the protein is encoded by the coding sequence ATGGTTCAACCCAACCCCGCCACCGAACTCGCCAAAGAACGCAACCGCGCCGCTGCAGAACGCACCCTGATGGCCTGGATTCGCACCTCCCTGGCCCTGATCGGCTTTGGCTTCGGGATTGAACGCATTGTCGCCGCCATCCACGATGCCCTGGGCGATGCCGTCAATCCGCTGCGGCTGTCGCGCATTTTAGGCCTGTCCTTCGTGGCCCTGGGCACCTTTGCCATGCTGTTCGCCGCCCTCGACCACCAGCGCCAGCTCAAACGCATCCAGCGCAACGACTTGATCTACCAATCCCGCCAATCCCCCTCCCTGGTGGTGGCCTACGTGCTCACCGGCCTGGGGGCGATCGCCTTCCTCGGCGTCCTGGTCAGTCCGCTGATCACCTAG